One genomic region from Jeotgalibacillus haloalkalitolerans encodes:
- a CDS encoding CDP-alcohol phosphatidyltransferase family protein, protein MLDTYGRKYAEPAIRKTADRFLTFGWTANQVTIGAFIIGSASGLIYYLGFPVIAVIVLWLSGFLDAVDGSMARATKTSPFGTVMDVTFDRIVEISVILGVAFLYPDIMWAALLLMASIVISMTIFLTVGSVSENNGVKSFRYQAGLAERTEGFIFLSVMMLAPSIVLWTTLAFFAVELFTAGQRFMEAKRLLG, encoded by the coding sequence CTGCTTGATACATATGGAAGAAAGTACGCCGAACCGGCTATCCGTAAAACAGCTGACCGCTTCCTGACATTTGGCTGGACAGCCAATCAGGTCACAATCGGCGCTTTTATCATCGGCTCAGCTTCAGGTCTGATTTATTATCTTGGGTTTCCTGTGATCGCTGTGATCGTATTATGGTTATCCGGGTTTTTAGATGCAGTAGACGGTTCAATGGCACGTGCCACTAAAACTTCACCATTCGGCACAGTCATGGACGTCACCTTTGACCGGATTGTCGAGATCAGCGTCATCCTTGGCGTAGCATTTCTCTATCCGGATATTATGTGGGCTGCATTGCTTTTAATGGCGTCAATTGTGATTTCAATGACGATCTTCCTGACTGTAGGCAGCGTCTCTGAAAATAACGGCGTAAAATCATTCCGCTATCAGGCTGGACTTGCAGAACGGACAGAAGGATTTATCTTCCTGAGCGTCATGATGCTCGCACCGTCCATTGTCTTATGGACAACGCTCGCCTTCTTTGCAGTCGAGCTGTTTACAGCAGGTCAGCGGTTTATGGAAGCGAAGAGACTGCTGGGATAA
- a CDS encoding TVP38/TMEM64 family protein: protein MRRKTITAAVSVCLIAIFLFWFNRTYLNVSPTDIQQWIQSIGWWGPLLFIVIYAFRPIILFPASILSIAGGLAFGAIFGFIYTMIGAVLSAIVAYLIARRFNHSFIKKIQDPRVQLVTAKMEEKGFLYVLLLRLAPLLNFDLVSYSAGLANVKLKAFTLATIIGILPGTFGYIFLGSSLAEGDMRVILLGLTFFVVVITIPIIFRKRMAVWLGLQKEDKKE, encoded by the coding sequence ATGAGAAGAAAAACAATTACAGCGGCAGTAAGCGTATGTCTCATCGCTATCTTCCTGTTCTGGTTCAACAGGACCTATCTGAATGTGTCGCCAACAGATATTCAGCAGTGGATCCAGTCCATCGGCTGGTGGGGACCGCTGCTGTTTATCGTCATATACGCGTTTAGGCCGATTATATTGTTTCCTGCCTCTATCCTCTCGATTGCAGGGGGACTTGCTTTTGGAGCGATTTTCGGGTTTATCTATACAATGATTGGCGCGGTGCTCAGTGCAATCGTCGCTTATCTGATTGCCAGAAGATTTAACCATTCCTTTATCAAGAAAATTCAGGACCCCAGGGTGCAGCTGGTCACCGCTAAAATGGAGGAGAAGGGATTTTTATATGTTCTTCTTTTAAGGCTTGCGCCACTGTTAAACTTCGATCTGGTCAGCTATTCTGCCGGTCTTGCAAATGTAAAGCTCAAAGCCTTTACGCTGGCGACGATTATCGGAATTCTGCCCGGAACATTTGGCTATATCTTTCTGGGATCAAGTCTGGCAGAAGGGGATATGAGGGTTATCCTCCTTGGATTGACATTCTTCGTGGTGGTCATTACCATCCCGATTATATTCAGGAAAAGAATGGCCGTCTGGCTCGGCCTCCAAAAAGAAGATAAAAAGGAGTAG